A genomic segment from Peribacillus sp. ACCC06369 encodes:
- the era gene encoding GTPase Era — MEKLFDDTQVKGYKSGFISIIGRPNVGKSTFLNRVIGQKIAIMSDKPQTTRNKVQGVLTQNDSQMIFIDTPGIHKPKHKLGDFMMKVATNTLKEVDLILFMINATEGYGRGDEFIIEKLQSVKTPVFLVVNKIDAMHPDDLLPIIEKYQQLYPFAAVVPISALEGNNVETLLAQIKEHLPEGPQFYPADQVTDHPERFIISELVREKVLHLTREEIPHSVAVVIDSIKKMDNSDTINVMATIVVERDSQKGIVIGKQGKMLKEVGSRARVDIENLLGSKVFLELWVKVQKDWRNKASQLRDYGFNESEY, encoded by the coding sequence ATGGAAAAATTATTTGATGATACACAAGTAAAAGGTTACAAATCTGGTTTCATTTCGATTATTGGACGACCTAATGTTGGAAAAAGTACGTTTCTTAATCGTGTCATCGGTCAAAAGATCGCCATTATGAGTGATAAACCGCAAACTACAAGAAATAAGGTTCAGGGTGTACTAACACAAAACGATTCACAAATGATTTTCATTGATACACCCGGCATTCATAAACCAAAGCATAAGCTTGGTGACTTCATGATGAAAGTGGCAACGAATACATTGAAAGAAGTCGATTTGATTCTCTTCATGATCAATGCGACTGAAGGGTACGGACGCGGTGATGAGTTTATCATCGAAAAACTTCAATCCGTAAAAACGCCTGTTTTCCTGGTTGTAAACAAAATCGATGCGATGCATCCAGATGATTTACTTCCGATCATTGAGAAATACCAACAGCTTTACCCTTTTGCGGCAGTCGTTCCGATTTCTGCGCTTGAAGGAAATAACGTCGAGACATTGCTTGCGCAAATCAAGGAACACTTGCCTGAAGGTCCCCAGTTTTATCCAGCCGATCAAGTGACCGATCACCCGGAACGTTTTATCATTTCCGAATTGGTCCGCGAGAAGGTGCTGCACCTGACACGTGAAGAAATTCCGCATTCAGTGGCTGTTGTCATCGATTCAATTAAAAAAATGGATAACAGTGATACAATTAATGTCATGGCGACGATCGTTGTCGAACGTGATTCACAAAAAGGCATCGTCATCGGAAAGCAAGGGAAAATGCTTAAAGAAGTCGGCAGCCGTGCCAGAGTGGACATCGAAAACTTATTGGGCTCGAAAGTTTTCTTGGAACTGTGGGTAAAGGTACAGAAGGATTGGCGTAACAAAGCCAGCCAGCTTCGTGATTATGGTTTCAATGAGAGCGAGTATTAA
- the cdd gene encoding cytidine deaminase: MNTNELIVEAKKAREKAYVPYSKFKVGAALLTADGKVYHGCNIENAAYSMCNCAERTALFSAYAHDDKKFTKLAVVADTDGPVSPCGACRQVISELCEQDMPVVLTNLNGDIKELTVKELLPGAFSPEDLNGKII; this comes from the coding sequence TTGAATACGAATGAATTGATTGTGGAAGCTAAAAAAGCAAGGGAAAAAGCATATGTGCCTTATTCCAAATTTAAAGTGGGGGCAGCCCTTTTAACCGCTGATGGGAAGGTCTATCATGGTTGTAATATAGAAAATGCTGCATACAGCATGTGTAATTGCGCCGAAAGGACCGCGTTATTCAGCGCTTATGCCCATGACGATAAAAAATTCACTAAACTTGCAGTCGTGGCAGATACCGATGGTCCCGTTTCTCCATGCGGGGCGTGCAGGCAGGTTATTTCAGAACTGTGCGAACAGGATATGCCGGTTGTTTTGACCAACTTAAATGGGGATATAAAAGAACTAACAGTAAAGGAATTGCTTCCAGGAGCTTTTTCACCGGAGGATTTAAATGGAAAAATTATTTGA
- a CDS encoding diacylglycerol kinase family protein, with protein MDFQEKGKKRYPLLKSFSFACQGILEAVRTERNIKIHFALTAIVVFFGWYFSLNGMEWLFILAAIAGTITLELVNSAIERVVDLVTDQIHPLAKQAKDIAAGAVFIYAIFSIIVGLIIFLPKFGL; from the coding sequence ATGGACTTTCAAGAGAAGGGTAAAAAAAGGTATCCTTTATTAAAAAGTTTCTCTTTTGCCTGTCAGGGAATTTTGGAGGCTGTTCGAACGGAACGCAATATTAAGATTCATTTCGCGTTAACGGCAATCGTCGTATTCTTTGGCTGGTACTTCTCGTTGAATGGGATGGAATGGCTTTTCATTTTGGCAGCCATTGCCGGTACGATTACGTTAGAGCTCGTTAATTCAGCGATTGAAAGGGTAGTTGACTTGGTGACGGATCAAATCCATCCCCTTGCCAAGCAGGCAAAAGATATTGCAGCCGGAGCTGTATTCATATATGCTATATTTTCTATAATAGTTGGATTGATTATCTTTTTGCCTAAGTTTGGCCTGTAG
- the ybeY gene encoding rRNA maturation RNase YbeY — MILAIDLMDETNEVTEEAQRLVESILQFAAKNENIEKDTELSVTFVDNERIREINKEYRHKDSATDVISFALEEMGEDEVEIVGAEMPRMLGDIIISIERTKEQAEEYGHSFDRELGFLALHGFLHLLGFDHMNEDDEKVMFTKQKEILEEYGLSREG, encoded by the coding sequence ATGATTTTAGCTATCGATTTAATGGATGAAACGAACGAAGTAACTGAAGAAGCCCAGCGACTTGTTGAAAGCATTTTGCAATTTGCTGCAAAAAATGAAAACATTGAAAAAGATACCGAGCTGTCTGTTACATTTGTAGACAATGAGAGAATTCGGGAAATCAATAAAGAATATCGTCACAAAGATTCAGCTACCGATGTCATTTCTTTTGCACTTGAAGAAATGGGTGAAGATGAAGTGGAAATTGTCGGGGCGGAAATGCCACGCATGTTAGGCGATATCATCATTTCAATTGAACGCACGAAAGAGCAGGCTGAAGAATATGGTCATTCTTTTGACCGTGAACTTGGATTTTTAGCGCTGCATGGTTTTCTTCATTTATTGGGATTCGACCACATGAATGAAGATGATGAAAAAGTGATGTTCACTAAACAAAAGGAGATCTTGGAAGAATATGGACTTTCAAGAGAAGGGTAA
- a CDS encoding HD family phosphohydrolase — protein MNRIQKFFTQIKGLLVHRFFQVLLFIILGLIAYGLMFSNVKPERVQVELFKPAEQTIRSTKTVEDTYKTEQEKEEISKQVADVYSLKKEYAKNKVDLISSIFDSAIEVNKETDPDEDHKEDEGKEDKKGTVKTDAQKVSILKEKLTDEVNKDIEESVFLALVQADEDELKIAKDSTITAVNNVMSSRIAASDVENAKKKVVEELGYMSINSDMKKASNSLARTAIIQNVFFDKDKTEEQRRKAVESVEPIRILQGQIIVEENQLVDRDVYRQLELAGFLNTESTIYPYIGLLLFIFLTIAAFYYFFHFSISKKDNKYNQLLIFSLVFILSMATMKTVSILADLKNSNLEYIFPGAMAAMLIKILLNDKLAVAMIILLGSYGTIIFNGDTPGNLDFSMGLYIIFGGLTAIIILSRPNFKSKVLVAGLLLSLINIAFVFSLIFIMDGHYTRMEYLYYAAAAIGSGVGSAVLTMGLLPFFEAGFGILSSIKLIELANPNHPLLRKILIEAPGTYHHSVMVANLAESACEAIGSNGLLARVGSYYHDIGKTKRPHFFIENQMNEENPHDRLQPETSRDIIIAHAVDGGEMLRSQKFPKEIVDIAEQHHGTTLLKFFYHKAKKQDEDTPEAAYRYPGPRAIMKEVAVIGIADSVEAAVRSMQHPTPEKIEELVSFIIQDRIQDGQFDECDITMRELSIVKHSLCESLNGIFHSRIEYPETDKLGQKVKE, from the coding sequence TTGAATCGTATCCAGAAATTTTTCACTCAAATAAAAGGGCTGTTGGTCCATCGTTTTTTTCAAGTGCTATTGTTTATCATACTTGGTTTGATAGCTTATGGGTTAATGTTCTCCAACGTAAAGCCGGAAAGGGTCCAGGTAGAGCTTTTTAAGCCTGCGGAACAAACAATCCGTTCAACCAAGACCGTGGAAGATACCTATAAGACGGAACAGGAAAAAGAAGAGATTTCAAAACAGGTGGCCGATGTTTATTCTTTAAAAAAAGAATATGCCAAAAATAAAGTCGACTTGATTTCATCCATTTTCGATTCAGCGATTGAGGTGAATAAAGAAACGGACCCCGATGAAGATCATAAAGAAGATGAGGGAAAAGAAGATAAAAAAGGGACCGTAAAGACGGATGCTCAAAAAGTTTCCATATTAAAAGAAAAATTGACCGATGAAGTCAATAAAGATATTGAGGAATCCGTTTTTCTTGCTTTAGTGCAGGCGGATGAAGATGAGTTGAAAATTGCGAAGGATTCAACCATTACTGCCGTGAATAATGTGATGAGCTCCCGGATCGCTGCCAGTGACGTCGAAAATGCCAAGAAAAAGGTTGTAGAGGAATTGGGCTATATGAGCATCAATAGCGATATGAAAAAAGCCTCCAATTCCCTTGCCCGTACGGCAATCATTCAGAATGTGTTTTTCGATAAGGACAAAACCGAGGAACAGCGAAGGAAAGCGGTCGAGAGCGTGGAGCCGATCAGGATCCTCCAAGGACAGATCATCGTTGAAGAAAATCAGTTAGTGGACAGGGATGTATATAGGCAGCTGGAATTGGCAGGCTTTTTAAATACCGAGTCTACCATCTACCCGTATATCGGCCTGCTGCTATTCATATTTCTGACCATTGCCGCTTTTTATTACTTTTTCCACTTTTCCATTTCAAAAAAGGACAACAAGTACAATCAGTTATTGATCTTCAGTCTTGTCTTTATCCTTTCAATGGCTACCATGAAAACGGTCAGCATTCTGGCAGACCTTAAAAATTCGAATTTGGAATACATTTTCCCGGGTGCCATGGCGGCGATGCTCATAAAGATATTATTGAATGATAAGTTAGCGGTAGCCATGATCATATTGTTAGGTTCGTATGGTACGATTATATTTAATGGTGATACACCTGGAAATCTGGATTTCTCGATGGGGCTTTATATCATTTTCGGGGGATTGACGGCAATCATCATCTTATCAAGACCCAATTTCAAATCAAAGGTGTTGGTAGCAGGGCTGCTTTTGTCCTTAATCAATATCGCATTTGTTTTTTCTCTCATTTTTATTATGGACGGCCATTATACTAGAATGGAGTATTTATATTATGCTGCTGCTGCCATAGGTTCCGGAGTGGGTTCAGCCGTTTTGACAATGGGGCTGTTGCCGTTTTTCGAGGCTGGTTTCGGGATTTTATCATCCATTAAGCTTATCGAGCTTGCGAATCCCAATCATCCGTTACTGCGGAAGATCTTGATTGAGGCTCCTGGGACTTATCATCACAGTGTAATGGTCGCCAATTTGGCGGAATCTGCATGTGAAGCCATCGGGTCGAATGGATTGCTGGCAAGGGTCGGCAGTTATTATCATGATATCGGTAAAACGAAGCGGCCGCATTTCTTCATCGAAAACCAGATGAATGAGGAGAATCCGCATGATCGGCTCCAGCCGGAAACGAGCAGGGATATCATCATTGCCCATGCTGTAGATGGCGGGGAGATGCTGCGCAGTCAAAAATTCCCGAAAGAGATTGTGGATATTGCAGAGCAGCATCACGGGACCACTTTATTGAAATTTTTCTACCATAAGGCAAAAAAACAGGATGAAGACACACCGGAAGCAGCTTACCGATACCCCGGGCCAAGGGCGATAATGAAGGAAGTAGCTGTCATAGGCATTGCCGATAGTGTGGAAGCTGCAGTGAGATCGATGCAGCACCCAACGCCAGAGAAGATTGAAGAACTGGTAAGTTTCATCATTCAGGATAGGATTCAAGATGGTCAATTTGATGAATGTGACATTACTATGAGAGAATTGAGTATCGTTAAGCATTCCTTATGTGAATCGCTGAATGGTATCTTCCACTCCAGGATTGAATATCCGGAGACGGATAAATTAGGACAGAAGGTGAAAGAATGA
- a CDS encoding PhoH family protein: protein MADDVKVIKLEIESPNEAIALLGNGDSNVKVLEEELGISVITRGEAVSVAGDIERVTMGQDILKALLTVIRKGIAISSRDVLYAIELARKGTLEYFGELYDEEIAKTAKGKSIKVKTIGQRYYIQAIKKQDLVFGIGPAGTGKTYLAVVMAINALKNGHVKRIILTRPAVEAGESLGFLPGDLKEKVDPYLRPLYDALHDLLGMEQTQRMIERGTIEIAPLAYMRGRTLEDAFVILDEAQNTTEAQMKMFLTRLGFESKMVITGDRTQIDLPKGMKSGLVRVEEILKNIKGLSFVYFEQSDVVRHPLVAKIITAYEQAKS from the coding sequence ATGGCAGATGATGTGAAAGTAATTAAGTTGGAAATAGAATCACCTAATGAAGCGATCGCTTTATTGGGCAATGGAGATTCAAATGTAAAAGTGCTTGAAGAGGAGCTTGGGATTTCCGTCATTACCCGGGGTGAAGCGGTGAGTGTTGCCGGGGATATCGAGCGGGTAACGATGGGGCAGGATATCCTTAAGGCACTATTGACAGTGATTAGAAAAGGAATTGCAATCAGTTCCAGAGATGTGCTTTATGCGATTGAATTGGCTAGGAAAGGCACATTGGAGTATTTCGGAGAATTATATGATGAGGAAATCGCTAAAACAGCTAAGGGGAAATCCATTAAAGTCAAAACTATCGGCCAGAGATACTATATCCAGGCAATAAAGAAACAAGACCTGGTATTTGGAATTGGGCCTGCCGGTACAGGGAAGACCTATCTTGCTGTGGTGATGGCAATCAATGCATTGAAAAATGGACATGTTAAACGGATCATCCTGACACGGCCTGCCGTCGAAGCGGGCGAAAGCCTCGGTTTTCTGCCTGGTGATCTGAAAGAAAAGGTAGATCCTTATCTACGTCCGCTGTATGACGCTCTCCATGACCTTCTTGGGATGGAACAGACCCAAAGGATGATAGAACGCGGAACGATCGAAATAGCTCCTCTGGCTTATATGAGGGGCCGTACGCTTGAAGATGCCTTTGTCATATTGGATGAAGCCCAAAATACGACAGAAGCCCAAATGAAGATGTTTTTGACCCGGCTAGGTTTCGAATCGAAAATGGTTATTACGGGAGACCGGACCCAAATAGACCTTCCAAAAGGCATGAAGTCAGGTCTGGTCCGGGTAGAAGAGATTTTGAAGAACATTAAAGGCCTTTCCTTTGTTTATTTTGAACAAAGTGATGTAGTGAGGCATCCGCTTGTCGCCAAAATCATTACTGCTTACGAGCAGGCGAAGTCATAA
- the yqfD gene encoding sporulation protein YqfD, with amino-acid sequence MKNQWTNYYTGYVKVKAYGKGAERLINMLTRRGLHIWEVKRVGSEALIFHMDVRDIPKLRQVMRKSDCKVKFMQGKGFPFLMKRIMKNSGFLVGLIAFLLCIFVLSNMVWGIEVQDAKPATEHAIRKELDKMGVKIGKVQFFVDDVDTIQRKLSDRIGALTWVGVELKGTTYHFRVVEKRQPKEVEKTSPQNLVASKKAIITNMFVEKGQSIVNVNDYVGKGQLLVSGLIGKEDKQEIVSAQGVIKGKTWYKAKVDVPLKTKFSVFNGNETSRHFLKMGDFSLPVWGFKDPGYEKQVKETTVRPFHFLQWELPISYKQVTLRSKEDIVRSYTEEEAVKEGRKMAKAELKKHLDEEDEIVEEKILHESMENGKVKLSIHYQVIEDIAIGQPIIQGD; translated from the coding sequence ATGAAAAACCAATGGACAAACTATTATACAGGCTATGTAAAAGTGAAAGCTTATGGCAAAGGTGCAGAACGGCTGATAAATATGCTGACTAGAAGGGGGCTTCATATCTGGGAAGTGAAGCGCGTCGGCAGCGAGGCCCTGATTTTCCATATGGATGTCAGGGATATCCCTAAACTCCGTCAGGTCATGCGAAAGAGCGATTGTAAAGTAAAGTTCATGCAGGGAAAGGGTTTCCCTTTCCTAATGAAGAGGATTATGAAAAACAGCGGGTTTTTAGTGGGTCTGATTGCTTTCCTGCTTTGCATATTTGTACTTTCCAATATGGTATGGGGCATCGAGGTGCAAGATGCCAAGCCGGCAACCGAGCATGCCATCCGAAAAGAATTGGACAAGATGGGTGTGAAGATCGGTAAAGTGCAATTCTTTGTTGATGATGTGGATACGATTCAGCGTAAGCTGTCGGACCGGATTGGTGCATTGACATGGGTAGGGGTAGAGTTAAAGGGAACGACATACCATTTCCGGGTGGTTGAAAAACGGCAGCCTAAAGAGGTCGAGAAAACATCTCCACAAAATTTGGTGGCTTCCAAAAAAGCGATCATCACTAATATGTTCGTTGAAAAAGGACAATCTATAGTTAATGTGAATGATTATGTAGGAAAAGGACAGCTTCTTGTTTCAGGACTTATTGGAAAAGAGGACAAACAGGAAATTGTATCAGCACAGGGAGTAATAAAAGGGAAAACGTGGTATAAAGCGAAAGTGGATGTGCCGTTAAAAACCAAGTTTTCTGTTTTTAACGGAAATGAAACGAGCAGGCACTTTTTGAAAATGGGGGACTTCTCCCTGCCTGTTTGGGGATTCAAGGACCCAGGTTATGAAAAACAGGTAAAAGAAACGACAGTGAGGCCGTTTCACTTTCTTCAATGGGAACTGCCCATTTCCTATAAACAGGTGACCTTAAGGAGCAAGGAAGATATAGTTCGAAGTTATACGGAGGAAGAGGCGGTGAAGGAAGGCAGGAAAATGGCTAAAGCGGAATTGAAAAAGCATTTAGACGAGGAAGATGAAATCGTCGAAGAAAAAATTTTGCACGAAAGCATGGAGAATGGTAAAGTTAAATTATCTATACATTACCAAGTTATTGAAGATATAGCGATTGGACAGCCAATCATTCAAGGAGACTAA
- the yqfC gene encoding sporulation protein YqfC yields MARNWGKKVKQLMTKTMDLPQDVMMDLPRITMIGQLHIYIENHRGLLAFTDSEVRLMLKNGQLLIKGNAFVIKTILPEEIMLEGKIDKVYFINE; encoded by the coding sequence ATGGCACGCAATTGGGGAAAAAAAGTGAAACAGCTTATGACCAAAACAATGGACCTTCCGCAAGATGTCATGATGGACCTGCCGCGAATTACTATGATCGGTCAATTACATATTTATATTGAAAACCATCGTGGCTTATTGGCTTTTACAGACAGCGAAGTACGATTGATGCTGAAAAATGGGCAGTTGCTGATAAAGGGAAACGCCTTTGTCATAAAGACGATTTTGCCGGAAGAAATCATGCTCGAAGGCAAAATTGACAAGGTTTATTTTATCAATGAATGA
- the floA gene encoding flotillin-like protein FloA (flotillin-like protein involved in membrane lipid rafts) codes for MTSGTIFIVLAVIAAIIVLAVFFTFVPVMLWISALAAGVKISIFTLVGMRLRRVIPSRVVNPLIKAHKAGINVSTNQLESHYLAGGNVDRVVNALIAAERANIVLPFERGAAIDLAGRDVLQAVQMSVNPKVIETPFISGVAMNGIEVKAKARITVRANIERLVGGAGEETIIARVGEGIVSTIGASKMHTDVLEHPDLISRTVLSKGLDSGTAFEILSIDIAEVDIGKNIGAILQTDQAEADKKIAQAKAEERRAMAVALEQEMVARVQEMRAKVVQSEAEVPLAMADALKSGNLGVMDYMNIQNITADTDMRGSISKISENPKDNNNINNNNNNNNN; via the coding sequence ATAACTTCAGGAACGATATTTATTGTACTGGCAGTGATTGCTGCCATCATCGTATTGGCAGTGTTTTTCACATTCGTACCAGTAATGTTATGGATTTCCGCTTTGGCGGCAGGAGTCAAAATCAGTATATTTACATTAGTTGGGATGAGGCTTCGCCGTGTTATACCAAGCAGGGTTGTTAATCCCCTTATCAAGGCCCATAAGGCTGGAATCAATGTTTCAACGAATCAATTGGAGAGCCATTACCTTGCAGGGGGTAATGTCGATCGCGTAGTGAATGCTTTAATTGCTGCAGAACGTGCCAATATCGTCTTACCTTTCGAACGGGGTGCAGCTATTGACCTGGCAGGTCGTGATGTTCTTCAAGCCGTTCAAATGAGCGTTAACCCGAAAGTGATCGAAACTCCGTTCATCTCTGGTGTAGCGATGAATGGGATTGAAGTAAAAGCGAAGGCAAGGATTACGGTTCGTGCCAATATTGAACGTCTAGTCGGTGGTGCCGGTGAAGAGACGATCATTGCCCGTGTAGGTGAAGGGATCGTATCGACGATCGGTGCTTCTAAAATGCATACGGATGTACTGGAGCATCCCGATTTGATTTCTAGAACGGTTTTATCAAAAGGGTTGGATTCTGGAACGGCATTCGAAATTCTTTCCATTGACATCGCTGAAGTGGATATCGGGAAAAATATCGGGGCCATATTACAGACGGATCAAGCCGAGGCAGATAAGAAAATAGCCCAGGCGAAGGCCGAAGAACGGCGTGCAATGGCTGTTGCACTTGAACAGGAAATGGTTGCCCGTGTTCAGGAAATGCGAGCGAAGGTTGTTCAGTCCGAAGCGGAAGTTCCGTTGGCCATGGCCGATGCACTGAAAAGCGGGAATCTTGGAGTGATGGATTATATGAATATCCAAAATATCACGGCCGATACGGATATGCGCGGTTCCATCAGTAAAATATCCGAAAATCCAAAGGATAACAATAATATCAACAACAATAACAATAACAATAATAATTAG
- a CDS encoding nodulation protein NfeD has product MKIWRYLSVLLFGLLFTMSSFGVSSVSAKEKIVYHVPIEETVEKGLSAFLERALTTAEAADADLVVFEVNTPGGAVDAAGEIAKLLSDSPIKTVAYVNNRALSAGAYISLSADEIYMVPSATMGSAAVIDSTGNAAGKKAQSYWLAAMKTAAEQNGRDPIFAQAMADDDIDLPEYGAERGKLLTFTAEQAKKAGYSEGTVSGKAELYSILGVEDADIRSIEESFPEKLARFLTNPIVVPILLTIAGIGIVMELFSPGFGIPGVIGISSLVLFFYGHLVAGITGYESLAMFIIGVILVLIEFFLPGGIIGLLGFTAIVGSLFLASDDPVHMTISLLIAVTVSILVFILLVKVFGKQMKFFRKMILTDATKTEQGYVSNPNRVDLLGVEGKAMTDLRPSGTALIKDERVDVVTEGSFISKGSSIMIVKVEGSRVVVREIPDSN; this is encoded by the coding sequence TTGAAAATTTGGCGTTATTTATCTGTACTCCTGTTTGGATTGCTGTTCACCATGTCTTCATTTGGGGTATCGTCGGTTTCTGCAAAAGAAAAGATCGTTTACCATGTTCCAATTGAAGAAACGGTGGAAAAAGGGCTCTCGGCCTTTTTGGAACGTGCGCTGACCACTGCTGAAGCAGCTGATGCAGATCTTGTCGTATTCGAAGTGAATACCCCTGGAGGTGCTGTGGATGCGGCAGGGGAAATCGCAAAGTTACTGTCCGATTCACCAATTAAGACAGTTGCCTACGTCAATAACAGGGCATTATCTGCAGGTGCATATATTTCTCTAAGTGCAGATGAGATCTATATGGTACCAAGTGCTACCATGGGATCGGCGGCTGTCATTGATTCAACAGGGAACGCTGCAGGTAAGAAAGCGCAATCTTATTGGCTGGCTGCCATGAAGACTGCTGCAGAACAAAATGGACGCGATCCCATTTTCGCTCAGGCGATGGCGGATGATGACATCGATCTTCCCGAATATGGAGCGGAAAGAGGAAAGTTGCTGACATTTACAGCTGAACAGGCAAAAAAGGCTGGATATAGTGAAGGCACTGTCTCTGGGAAAGCGGAGCTGTATAGTATACTTGGGGTCGAGGATGCCGATATTCGGTCAATCGAAGAAAGCTTTCCTGAGAAACTTGCCCGCTTTTTGACCAATCCGATCGTCGTTCCCATTTTATTGACGATAGCGGGAATCGGGATTGTGATGGAATTGTTTTCACCTGGTTTTGGAATTCCAGGGGTAATTGGGATCTCAAGTCTCGTTTTATTCTTCTATGGCCATCTTGTCGCTGGTATCACCGGGTACGAATCGTTAGCTATGTTCATCATTGGGGTCATTCTCGTTCTAATTGAGTTTTTTCTCCCAGGGGGGATTATCGGACTGCTTGGATTTACAGCGATCGTGGGGAGTTTATTCCTCGCATCAGATGATCCTGTTCATATGACGATATCCTTGCTAATTGCGGTCACCGTATCCATTTTGGTATTCATCCTACTTGTAAAGGTGTTTGGAAAACAAATGAAATTTTTCAGGAAAATGATATTAACCGATGCAACAAAAACGGAACAAGGGTATGTCAGCAATCCGAATAGAGTTGATTTATTAGGTGTGGAAGGGAAGGCCATGACAGATTTGAGGCCTTCGGGAACAGCTTTGATCAAAGATGAAAGAGTGGATGTCGTGACTGAAGGAAGCTTTATTTCCAAAGGTTCGTCAATCATGATCGTTAAAGTTGAAGGATCTAGGGTGGTCGTCCGGGAAATTCCGGATTCGAATTAA
- a CDS encoding GatB/YqeY domain-containing protein, with product MSLLERLNNDMKQAMKNKEKDKLSVIRMLKASIQNEALKQRQDLTDDEELTVLSRELKQRKDSLQEFENAGRSDLVDKVRTELVYVEAYMPEQLSEEEISNIVKQTIEEVNATSKADMGRVMGALMPKVKGKADGSLVNKLVQQHLS from the coding sequence ATGAGTCTTCTCGAGCGTTTAAATAATGATATGAAACAAGCGATGAAGAACAAGGAAAAGGACAAACTATCTGTTATTCGGATGCTGAAAGCTTCTATTCAAAACGAAGCTCTAAAGCAGAGACAAGATTTAACAGATGATGAAGAATTGACAGTGCTCTCTCGCGAATTAAAACAACGCAAAGACTCCCTCCAGGAGTTTGAAAACGCAGGTCGTTCCGATCTCGTGGATAAAGTCCGCACCGAACTAGTATACGTAGAGGCATATATGCCTGAGCAACTTTCAGAAGAAGAGATTTCTAATATTGTTAAACAAACGATTGAAGAAGTCAATGCAACATCCAAAGCAGATATGGGGAGAGTTATGGGAGCTTTAATGCCTAAAGTTAAAGGTAAAGCGGATGGTTCTCTAGTAAACAAATTAGTACAACAACATCTATCTTGA
- the rpsU gene encoding 30S ribosomal protein S21 translates to MSKTVVRKNESLEDALRRFKRTVSKAGSLQEARKREFYEKPSVKRKKKSEAARKRKF, encoded by the coding sequence ATGTCTAAAACCGTCGTTCGTAAAAACGAATCGCTTGAAGATGCTCTTCGTCGTTTCAAACGTACTGTATCTAAAGCAGGATCGCTTCAGGAAGCTAGGAAGCGTGAATTTTATGAAAAACCAAGCGTAAAACGTAAGAAAAAGTCTGAAGCTGCTAGAAAACGTAAATTCTAA